In Turicibacter sanguinis, a genomic segment contains:
- a CDS encoding MATE family efflux transporter, with amino-acid sequence MSFEKKSLFQLSWPIFIELTLFMLMGMVDTFMLSAYSDNAVAAVGMSNQVINLIGVMFNFVAAGTIILVSQNLGAKNQTKACEVSIVSIGANFLIGIILSVVMITCSKYILTFMNTPLEIMDITLNYTKIIGSFLFLMAIQPVLSGILRSFGYTKHSMIITLIANLINICGNALFIYGLFGVPELGPVGVAISTVFSRFVTVVLIAVIIYRKIEFKFSTHFFKSWPLQDVKNILKIGVPSALEQLAYSTSQVIIISFVSMLGTLAITTRVYTGNISMFVYLFSLAIAQGNQVLVGYLIGEKKTDEVSHQTFKTQRLAVSVSLGLSIICYLGSDFLFGIFTSDANILSLGHTLLLINVFLEIGRATNLVLTNALKAAGDINYPFILGIVGMWVICIPVAYVLGIWFGLGLAGIWIAFAVDECFRGLVFTIRWKSQKWVNKSFIS; translated from the coding sequence ATGTCATTTGAAAAAAAATCATTATTTCAATTATCGTGGCCTATTTTCATTGAGTTGACACTGTTCATGCTTATGGGAATGGTCGATACCTTCATGTTAAGCGCCTATTCGGATAATGCAGTAGCCGCTGTTGGAATGTCGAATCAAGTCATTAACTTGATTGGGGTGATGTTCAACTTTGTGGCAGCGGGAACGATTATCTTAGTATCACAAAATTTAGGAGCCAAAAATCAAACGAAGGCATGCGAGGTCTCAATCGTTTCGATTGGGGCCAACTTTTTGATTGGTATTATTTTAAGTGTTGTGATGATTACGTGTTCAAAATATATTTTAACATTCATGAATACGCCACTTGAAATTATGGATATAACGCTTAATTATACGAAAATTATTGGAAGCTTTTTATTTTTAATGGCCATTCAACCGGTCTTAAGTGGCATCTTACGAAGCTTTGGGTATACGAAACATTCCATGATTATTACGTTAATTGCCAATCTGATTAATATTTGTGGGAATGCCCTATTTATCTATGGATTGTTTGGGGTCCCAGAACTAGGACCGGTTGGAGTCGCTATTTCAACGGTATTTAGTCGATTCGTAACGGTTGTCTTGATTGCTGTGATTATTTATCGTAAAATTGAGTTCAAATTTTCAACACACTTCTTCAAATCTTGGCCACTTCAAGATGTTAAAAATATTTTAAAAATCGGAGTCCCATCAGCTCTTGAACAACTTGCTTATTCAACATCACAAGTCATTATTATTTCCTTTGTTTCCATGCTTGGAACACTAGCGATTACAACGCGTGTTTATACGGGGAATATTTCGATGTTTGTTTATTTATTCAGTTTAGCAATTGCTCAAGGAAATCAAGTGTTAGTAGGCTATTTGATTGGTGAGAAAAAAACAGATGAGGTTTCGCATCAGACATTTAAAACGCAGAGATTAGCCGTATCCGTCTCACTTGGACTTTCAATTATTTGTTACTTAGGCAGTGATTTTTTATTTGGAATTTTTACAAGTGATGCAAATATTCTAAGTCTTGGACACACGCTTTTATTAATTAATGTATTCTTAGAAATTGGTCGTGCAACAAATCTTGTCTTAACGAATGCTTTAAAAGCAGCGGGAGATATTAATTATCCATTTATTTTAGGGATTGTTGGGATGTGGGTCATTTGTATTCCAGTCGCTTATGTTCTTGGGATTTGGTTTGGTCTTGGATTAGCTGGTATTTGGATTGCATTTGCAGTGGATGAGTGTTTCCGAGGACTGGTCTTCACCATTCGTTGGAAGTCCCAAAAATGGGTAAATAAGTCGTTTATTTCCTAA
- a CDS encoding LacI family DNA-binding transcriptional regulator, with translation MANLANIKDVAKLANVSVATVSRVINSKGYVNEHTKELVMKAIEELNYVPNEIARSLYRKSSKIIGVIIPDLKNEFFNDMISGMEEVILHHGYKTMLCTSKESIDREKEYLQIFSTNKIDGLILCSNSPDIASYTNLDIPIVALDRIISKDIPSVTADNYMGGILAANRLMSLGCKNIVQFRGPSTVAPANERCNGFLETMNRDPYIRVHTVELDFSTDNTSEIYKFLITHPQIDGIFAGSDIIAARAMRCLKKLGRSVPEDVQIVGYDNISICEFTDPTITTIAQPIQSMGEIAAETLFKLIKKEPIEQLHITLPVELIERESTK, from the coding sequence GTGGCAAATTTGGCAAATATTAAAGACGTAGCAAAGCTTGCGAATGTATCAGTCGCGACCGTTTCTCGTGTTATTAATAGTAAAGGTTACGTTAATGAACATACAAAAGAGCTTGTAATGAAGGCAATCGAAGAATTAAATTACGTTCCAAATGAAATTGCCCGTTCACTTTATCGAAAATCATCAAAAATTATTGGAGTTATTATTCCTGATTTAAAGAATGAATTTTTCAACGACATGATTTCAGGGATGGAAGAGGTTATTTTACATCATGGCTATAAAACAATGCTATGTACTTCAAAGGAGAGTATTGATCGTGAAAAAGAATATTTACAAATATTCTCAACCAATAAAATTGATGGTCTAATTTTATGCTCAAATTCACCGGATATCGCTTCTTATACTAATTTAGATATTCCAATTGTCGCACTGGATCGTATTATCAGTAAAGATATCCCATCTGTTACAGCCGATAATTATATGGGAGGAATTTTAGCAGCCAATCGACTCATGTCACTCGGATGTAAAAATATCGTTCAATTCCGAGGTCCATCAACAGTTGCACCTGCGAATGAACGTTGTAATGGCTTTTTAGAGACGATGAACCGTGATCCCTATATTCGTGTCCATACGGTAGAGCTTGATTTTTCAACAGATAATACCTCAGAAATTTATAAATTTTTAATTACGCATCCTCAAATTGATGGAATCTTTGCTGGAAGTGACATCATTGCAGCGCGTGCGATGCGTTGTTTAAAAAAATTAGGACGTTCAGTCCCAGAAGATGTTCAAATTGTTGGATATGATAACATCAGCATCTGTGAATTTACCGATCCAACGATTACAACTATTGCCCAACCGATTCAATCAATGGGAGAAATCGCTGCTGAAACCTTATTTAA
- a CDS encoding glycoside hydrolase family 13 protein — translation MNYHAIYHRPKQNYAYAYDKKTIHLRIRTAKDEVERAEVIFGDPYHWVAGGGGGNLNAEGASGWMSKTVEMKKEASTELFDYWIAAVSPEFRRMRYAFVLESDKEQILFGEKKIVNLTNKAKDSDMTEEKTHFENLGNFFCFPFLNGIDVFNAPAWVKETVWYQIFPERFANGDASIDPKNVVEWGSVDPKYDTFFGGDIQGIIDHLDHIEDLGITGIYFCPIFKSPSTHKYDTEDYFEIDPQFGTKELFKQFVELAHARGIRIMLDAVFNHCGWNFPQWQDVVKNGEKSEYKDWFHIRKFPLIEEDFDEILQPNGLNYDAFAFCENMPKLNTENPEVLDYFLEVGRYWVREFDIDGWRLDVSNEVDHAFWREFRKAVREIKDDVYILGEIWHDSQPWLNGDQFDAVMNYPLTDAMLEFIAKDRMKPSEFKVAINKIYTDYAHNVNEVAFNLLDSHDTTRLLTTCEGNKAKALLAYTFQMTQTGSPCIYYGGEIGLDGGADPLCRRCMIWDEEKQDREMYDYLKQLIRIRKNYPAMRSHELQWIETNDKENVIIFKKVFKDEEIYVILNNQDEAKSVSVPTTMNQMYRNLMTDEEMIIKNRVKIAPLSALLLVPVK, via the coding sequence ATGAACTATCATGCAATTTATCATCGACCAAAACAAAACTATGCTTACGCATACGATAAAAAGACCATTCACCTTCGTATTCGTACGGCTAAAGATGAAGTAGAACGCGCAGAGGTTATTTTCGGAGATCCTTATCACTGGGTTGCTGGTGGTGGTGGCGGAAACTTAAACGCTGAAGGTGCTAGTGGTTGGATGTCAAAAACCGTTGAAATGAAAAAAGAAGCATCAACTGAATTATTTGATTATTGGATTGCGGCTGTCAGCCCAGAGTTTAGACGTATGCGTTATGCTTTCGTTTTAGAGTCAGATAAAGAACAAATTTTATTTGGGGAAAAGAAAATTGTTAATTTAACTAATAAAGCAAAAGATTCAGATATGACTGAGGAAAAAACACACTTTGAAAACTTAGGAAACTTCTTCTGCTTCCCATTCTTAAATGGTATTGATGTTTTCAATGCTCCTGCTTGGGTAAAAGAAACCGTATGGTATCAAATCTTCCCTGAACGTTTTGCAAATGGAGATGCTTCAATTGATCCTAAAAATGTAGTCGAATGGGGATCTGTTGATCCAAAATACGATACGTTCTTTGGAGGCGATATTCAAGGAATTATCGATCACTTAGATCATATTGAGGATTTAGGAATTACAGGAATCTACTTCTGCCCGATTTTTAAATCACCATCAACTCACAAATATGATACGGAAGATTACTTTGAAATTGATCCTCAATTTGGAACAAAAGAATTATTCAAACAATTTGTTGAGTTAGCACATGCCCGTGGGATTCGTATTATGTTAGATGCTGTCTTCAATCACTGCGGTTGGAATTTCCCACAATGGCAAGATGTTGTGAAAAATGGTGAAAAATCAGAATACAAAGACTGGTTCCATATTCGTAAGTTCCCATTAATTGAAGAAGATTTTGATGAAATTTTACAACCTAATGGATTAAATTATGATGCTTTCGCATTTTGTGAGAATATGCCAAAGTTAAATACAGAAAATCCAGAAGTGTTAGATTATTTCTTAGAAGTTGGGCGTTATTGGGTTCGTGAATTTGACATTGATGGATGGCGTTTAGATGTGTCTAATGAAGTCGATCATGCATTCTGGCGTGAATTTAGAAAAGCGGTTCGTGAAATCAAGGATGATGTCTATATCTTAGGTGAGATTTGGCATGATTCTCAACCTTGGTTAAATGGTGATCAATTTGATGCCGTTATGAATTATCCATTAACAGACGCGATGCTCGAGTTTATTGCAAAAGATCGAATGAAGCCATCTGAGTTTAAAGTAGCGATTAATAAGATTTATACAGACTACGCTCACAATGTAAATGAAGTGGCTTTTAATTTACTAGATAGTCACGATACAACGCGTTTATTAACGACTTGCGAAGGTAATAAAGCAAAAGCGTTATTAGCTTATACCTTCCAAATGACACAAACCGGTTCACCTTGTATTTATTATGGTGGCGAAATTGGTTTAGATGGTGGAGCGGATCCACTATGCCGTCGTTGTATGATTTGGGATGAAGAAAAACAAGATCGTGAAATGTATGATTATTTAAAACAATTAATTCGCATTCGTAAAAACTATCCGGCGATGCGTTCTCATGAATTACAGTGGATTGAAACAAATGATAAAGAGAATGTGATCATCTTCAAAAAAGTTTTCAAAGACGAAGAAATCTATGTGATTTTAAATAATCAAGATGAGGCAAAATCAGTTAGTGTTCCAACTACGATGAATCAAATGTATCGTAACCTTATGACTGATGAGGAAATGATCATTAAAAATAGGGTAAAAATAGCACCTCTTTCTGCCCTATTATTAGTGCCAGTTAAATAG